A window of the Rhizobium sp. N324 genome harbors these coding sequences:
- a CDS encoding sugar phosphate isomerase/epimerase family protein — MNDAALKIGCQTFTWEMLGKRWSGGPDDLVRAIADGGYAGLEITDTMIGHYALKPVDFARTLAEAGLTLVSFAFGSASGFTVTENIASDLETARRWVDFVANFPGAMVSMGSATVVSDGPREEKFAIAAECYNRATEIGRSAGVAVAVHPSSHHNTLLFTRADYDRLFALLDPRVGWVPDTGHILRGGQEIGDTLSAYRDRIRYVHLKDVGAGGIWAMLGEGVCDVPAVISAVRAAPEFTGWIVVEEESDHAGTDPAAAVGKNRETLRRLGF, encoded by the coding sequence ATGAACGATGCTGCGCTGAAGATCGGCTGCCAGACTTTCACCTGGGAAATGCTGGGCAAGAGGTGGAGCGGCGGGCCGGACGATCTGGTGCGCGCCATCGCCGACGGCGGATATGCCGGTCTCGAAATCACCGACACGATGATCGGTCACTACGCGCTTAAGCCTGTCGACTTTGCCCGGACGCTTGCGGAGGCCGGTTTGACGCTGGTTTCCTTTGCCTTCGGCTCCGCCAGCGGTTTCACGGTGACGGAAAATATCGCCTCCGATCTGGAGACGGCCCGGCGATGGGTGGATTTCGTGGCGAATTTTCCCGGTGCGATGGTCTCAATGGGGTCGGCCACGGTCGTTTCGGATGGGCCGCGCGAGGAGAAGTTCGCCATTGCGGCGGAGTGCTATAATCGCGCGACCGAGATCGGACGGTCGGCTGGTGTCGCCGTCGCCGTCCACCCTTCCTCGCACCACAATACGCTGCTCTTCACCAGGGCCGATTATGACCGGCTGTTTGCTCTCCTGGATCCACGCGTGGGTTGGGTGCCGGATACCGGCCATATCCTGCGGGGCGGCCAGGAGATCGGCGACACGCTTTCGGCCTACCGGGACCGTATACGCTACGTGCATCTGAAGGATGTCGGCGCCGGCGGGATCTGGGCGATGCTCGGCGAAGGCGTCTGCGACGTGCCTGCCGTGATTTCGGCCGTTCGGGCGGCGCCGGAATTTACCGGCTGGATCGTGGTGGAGGAAGAGTCGGACCATGCCGGAACCGATCCTGCCGCCGCCGTTGGCAAGAATCGCGAGACGCTTCGACGACTGGGGTTTTAG
- a CDS encoding Gfo/Idh/MocA family protein produces the protein MAQTLRIGVVGCGSISLAYMRNAPLFRGVEITACADLNADAAKRRAAEFNLRIAEVDALIDDRNIDLILNLTIPAAHFDVSMRALSAGKHVFTEKPIGVTAAEGRLLVGAAAENGLMLGSAPDTFLGAAGRHARRQMEAGAIGRPVTGTAFMMGRGMEHWHPDPSFYYQAGAGPVMDMGPYYLTMMVNLMGPIRRVQAVATSGQEERLITAEGPKQGTTFKVGTPTNVLSLLEFNCGATVTFGASWDVFRHSNHPIELHGTEGSLRLPDPDNFGGRIALSNRGAPWEETDTSGALFGAVNWPIAAPDRANYRMLGLADLARAIIEGRTPRASGDLALHVLDVMEAILRAGETGVAQTIPNTVAQPSELGEDEARSLLA, from the coding sequence ATGGCACAGACACTCAGGATCGGCGTTGTCGGATGCGGCAGCATTTCGCTCGCCTATATGCGCAACGCGCCGCTGTTTCGCGGCGTCGAAATCACCGCCTGTGCGGATCTCAACGCAGACGCCGCCAAGCGCCGTGCAGCCGAGTTCAATCTGCGGATAGCCGAGGTCGACGCCCTCATCGACGACAGGAATATCGACCTGATCCTCAACCTGACGATTCCGGCCGCGCATTTCGACGTCTCGATGCGGGCGCTGTCGGCGGGCAAACATGTCTTCACCGAAAAGCCGATCGGCGTCACGGCCGCGGAAGGCCGCCTGCTGGTGGGCGCGGCTGCCGAAAACGGTCTCATGCTCGGTTCGGCCCCGGACACCTTCCTGGGGGCAGCCGGACGCCATGCCCGGCGGCAGATGGAAGCCGGCGCCATCGGCAGGCCGGTAACGGGAACGGCCTTCATGATGGGCCGCGGCATGGAGCATTGGCATCCGGACCCCAGCTTCTACTACCAGGCCGGCGCAGGCCCGGTGATGGACATGGGCCCCTATTACCTGACGATGATGGTCAATCTGATGGGGCCGATCCGCCGGGTGCAAGCCGTCGCCACAAGCGGGCAGGAAGAGCGGCTCATCACCGCCGAAGGGCCGAAACAGGGCACCACGTTCAAAGTCGGCACACCGACCAACGTGCTTTCGCTGCTGGAATTTAATTGCGGCGCCACGGTTACCTTCGGCGCCTCCTGGGACGTCTTTCGCCATTCCAACCACCCGATCGAACTGCATGGCACCGAAGGATCGCTGCGCCTGCCCGACCCCGACAATTTCGGCGGCCGCATCGCGCTCTCCAACCGTGGCGCGCCCTGGGAGGAAACCGATACGTCAGGCGCACTCTTCGGTGCCGTCAACTGGCCGATCGCGGCACCGGACCGCGCCAATTATCGCATGCTTGGCCTTGCCGACCTCGCCCGCGCCATCATCGAAGGCCGGACGCCACGTGCTTCAGGGGATCTCGCGCTGCATGTGCTCGATGTCATGGAAGCAATCCTGCGGGCAGGTGAAACCGGTGTCGCCCAGACCATTCCGAATACTGTCGCCCAGCCGAGCGAATTGGGGGAAGACGAAGCAAGGAGCCTGCTTGCATGA
- a CDS encoding alpha/beta hydrolase: protein MTQMDESARRALAWPGDPQEPVENCTPALARQQYLDGFADIQWPLEDVAEMSERHAGAIRVKIWRGRTAPGQAAPALLYLHGGGFVIGAPETHEDICRTLANMIGAVVISPDYRLAPEHPFPAAIEDCAATLFWMRDQADALGIDPARIVVGGDSAGGNLAAVIALLARDGEVPDVIGQVLIYPVTDQLQASDSYMRYAEDFGLTAAAMRWFRDHYLPVTASRSDWRASPLRAASLAGVAPAFVILAGHDVLFDEGALYAERLNSEARATSRTWPGQIHGFVSKRRAIPEAQEALEAIAVAWRAMDPALAR, encoded by the coding sequence ATGACGCAGATGGATGAATCCGCAAGACGCGCACTGGCATGGCCGGGCGATCCGCAGGAGCCGGTGGAAAACTGCACTCCGGCGCTGGCGCGGCAACAATATCTGGACGGTTTCGCAGACATCCAGTGGCCGCTCGAGGATGTGGCCGAGATGTCGGAGAGGCATGCCGGCGCAATCCGGGTGAAGATATGGCGCGGCCGCACCGCGCCGGGCCAAGCAGCTCCGGCCTTGCTTTATCTCCATGGCGGCGGCTTTGTGATCGGCGCGCCGGAAACCCATGAGGATATCTGCCGGACGCTTGCCAATATGATTGGCGCCGTGGTGATCTCGCCCGACTATCGCCTCGCCCCGGAACATCCCTTTCCGGCAGCGATCGAAGATTGCGCAGCCACGCTCTTCTGGATGAGGGATCAGGCTGACGCCCTCGGCATCGATCCGGCACGAATCGTCGTTGGCGGCGATAGCGCCGGCGGAAATCTCGCCGCCGTCATCGCCCTTTTGGCGAGGGACGGAGAGGTGCCTGATGTCATCGGGCAGGTGCTGATCTATCCGGTGACCGACCAGTTGCAGGCAAGCGACAGCTACATGCGGTACGCCGAGGATTTCGGCCTGACGGCAGCGGCGATGCGATGGTTCCGGGATCACTATCTGCCGGTGACGGCAAGCCGCTCCGACTGGCGGGCCTCGCCGCTTCGCGCGGCATCACTCGCCGGCGTGGCGCCGGCCTTCGTGATCCTTGCCGGCCACGACGTGCTGTTCGACGAAGGCGCGCTTTATGCCGAGCGGCTCAATTCGGAAGCGCGGGCGACAAGCCGGACCTGGCCCGGACAGATCCACGGCTTCGTCTCGAAGAGACGGGCCATTCCCGAGGCGCAGGAGGCGCTCGAAGCCATTGCAGTGGCATGGCGCGCCATGGACCCTGCACTGGCGCGGTGA
- a CDS encoding LacI family DNA-binding transcriptional regulator encodes MAKKSYKSMDDFAAASGVSRPTLSKYFDDPSQIKEVTRKRIEAALKKSNFEPNLFARHLNRKRTRNIGILVPTMSDPFYVQVVSLIELELRDKGFWPFQISSHTRPELEAEAVRTLLSLKVAGAIVAPLGAGSRRSALERLKDAIPVVCFDNPASGDLPYVGNDNAQSMAAIVQYLCRSGEPPIFLEIPHLTENAGERQASYRATMAREGHAPMVIDCDAPPSWEFERLGYEQMQRILARGGLPGKTLLCANDRFAFGAMAAAFASGLKIGRGDGCDVRIAGHDDHPLSRYTCPSLTTMAQNAPEIAAKSVELLLAHIESEDEGTTPSTNRVILEATLVMRDSA; translated from the coding sequence ATGGCCAAGAAGAGTTATAAATCGATGGACGATTTCGCGGCCGCCTCCGGCGTGTCGCGTCCGACGCTGTCGAAATATTTCGATGATCCCTCGCAGATCAAGGAGGTAACCCGCAAGCGTATCGAGGCGGCTCTCAAGAAGTCGAATTTCGAGCCGAACCTGTTCGCCCGGCATCTCAATCGCAAACGGACCCGGAATATCGGGATCCTGGTCCCGACCATGTCGGATCCCTTTTATGTGCAGGTGGTGTCGCTGATCGAACTAGAGTTGCGCGACAAGGGATTCTGGCCGTTTCAGATCTCGTCGCACACGCGGCCGGAGCTTGAGGCGGAGGCGGTGCGAACTTTGCTCTCGCTGAAGGTTGCCGGTGCGATCGTGGCGCCGCTCGGGGCCGGCTCGCGCCGCTCCGCGCTGGAAAGACTGAAGGACGCCATCCCCGTCGTCTGCTTCGACAATCCGGCCAGCGGCGATCTTCCTTATGTCGGCAACGACAACGCCCAAAGCATGGCAGCGATCGTGCAATATCTCTGCCGGTCCGGTGAGCCGCCGATATTCCTGGAAATTCCGCATCTGACGGAAAACGCCGGCGAGCGGCAGGCGAGCTATCGTGCGACGATGGCAAGGGAAGGGCATGCGCCGATGGTCATCGACTGCGACGCACCGCCGTCCTGGGAGTTCGAGCGCTTGGGATACGAGCAGATGCAGAGAATTCTTGCGCGTGGCGGCCTGCCGGGCAAAACCCTTCTTTGCGCCAACGACCGCTTCGCCTTTGGCGCCATGGCGGCGGCCTTCGCTTCCGGCCTGAAAATCGGTCGTGGCGACGGCTGCGACGTGCGCATCGCCGGGCACGACGACCATCCGCTCAGCCGATATACCTGCCCGTCGCTGACGACGATGGCGCAGAACGCGCCGGAGATCGCGGCAAAGTCCGTGGAGCTTTTGCTGGCGCATATCGAAAGCGAAGACGAGGGTACGACGCCTTCAACGAACAGGGTGATCCTGGAAGCAACACTGGTGATGCGCGACTCGGCGTGA
- a CDS encoding ABC transporter substrate-binding protein, with translation MNIRKFSVTMRAAVAVWALCASSAFADTTIEFIQWWEPEMPSGALRGIMNDFEAANPGIKVTLVSGPYATTRDQIVVGAASGTLSDVVGLDGAWVNGLSKQGAIASMDELMEKAKYDKSQITDIVKVDGKSVMFPLASFVYPVFVNLDIAKASGVDKLPATRTEFADAAKKMTDASKNQYGWVLPLSLQSPSGIQNDVMSWVWASGASMMKDGKPDLENDAVVGTLDYLASLNKQGVISPGIFAKKEQDKVEEFVNGRVGMMVDSLAHVNLIRERNPKLKFGISALPATDGYTGKRGMPYASWGIGISEGSKHKEEAWKLVEYLMSPDVNGRLVSIANAFPGNVHAKPDFVASDPIFAEAFKIFQSGYPANEFVGLPVAEELMRDMNVEVQKMFDGGQSAKDAAANTEKAWLAKF, from the coding sequence ATGAATATCAGAAAATTCAGCGTGACGATGCGGGCTGCCGTGGCCGTGTGGGCGCTTTGCGCCAGCTCGGCATTTGCCGACACCACCATCGAGTTCATTCAATGGTGGGAACCCGAAATGCCCTCCGGTGCACTGCGCGGCATCATGAACGATTTCGAGGCGGCAAATCCCGGCATCAAGGTGACGCTCGTCAGCGGTCCCTATGCCACGACCCGTGACCAGATCGTCGTCGGCGCCGCCTCCGGGACCTTGAGCGACGTCGTCGGCCTGGACGGCGCCTGGGTCAACGGCCTCTCCAAGCAGGGCGCGATCGCTTCCATGGACGAACTGATGGAGAAGGCGAAATACGACAAGAGCCAGATCACCGATATCGTCAAGGTCGACGGCAAGAGCGTGATGTTCCCGCTGGCATCCTTCGTCTATCCCGTCTTCGTCAACCTTGATATTGCCAAGGCGTCTGGTGTCGACAAGCTGCCGGCCACGCGCACGGAATTCGCCGACGCCGCCAAGAAGATGACAGACGCGTCAAAGAATCAGTATGGCTGGGTTTTGCCACTATCGCTGCAGTCTCCGAGCGGTATCCAGAACGACGTCATGTCCTGGGTCTGGGCCTCCGGTGCCTCGATGATGAAGGACGGCAAGCCTGACCTCGAAAATGACGCCGTCGTCGGCACGCTCGACTATCTGGCTTCCCTCAACAAGCAAGGCGTTATTTCTCCCGGCATTTTCGCCAAGAAGGAGCAGGACAAGGTCGAGGAATTCGTCAACGGCCGCGTCGGCATGATGGTCGATTCCCTGGCACATGTGAACCTCATCCGCGAGCGCAATCCGAAGCTCAAATTCGGCATCTCCGCCTTGCCGGCCACCGACGGCTATACCGGCAAACGCGGCATGCCCTATGCGTCATGGGGCATCGGCATCAGCGAGGGCAGCAAGCATAAGGAAGAAGCCTGGAAACTGGTGGAATATCTGATGAGCCCCGACGTCAACGGCCGCCTGGTGTCGATTGCCAATGCCTTCCCCGGCAATGTCCATGCCAAGCCGGACTTCGTGGCATCGGACCCGATCTTCGCCGAAGCTTTCAAAATCTTCCAGAGCGGCTATCCTGCCAACGAATTCGTCGGCCTTCCGGTTGCCGAAGAGCTGATGCGCGACATGAACGTCGAAGTTCAGAAGATGTTCGATGGCGGTCAGTCGGCCAAGGACGCGGCTGCCAATACCGAGAAAGCCTGGCTCGCGAAGTTCTGA